A portion of the Rhinolophus sinicus isolate RSC01 linkage group LG16, ASM3656204v1, whole genome shotgun sequence genome contains these proteins:
- the P2RX7 gene encoding P2X purinoceptor 7 isoform X2 has product MPACCIYSDVFQYETNKVTRIESMNYGTIKWLLHMIVFSYVSFALVKDKLYQRKEPLISSVHTKVKGVAEVREEILENGIKKEVRRVFDTADYTFLLQGNSFFVMTNFLETGQKQGRCPEHPDRRTHCSSDRNCKEGWMDPQSKGIQTGRCVVYEGNHKTCEVSAWCPTEATKDAPRPALLTSAENFTVLIKNNIDFPGHNYTTRNVLPDFNTSCIFHKIQDPLCPIFRLGDIFRETGDNFSEMAIQGGIMGIEIHWDCNLDSWFHHCRPKYSFRRLDDRTANDSSYMSPRSPSYNFRYAKYYKENNVEKRTLIKVFGIRFDILVFGCGGKFDVIQLILNIGSTLSYFGLATVFIDFLINTYSSKCCRSHVYPYCKCCACCAVNEYYYRKKCESIVEPKPTLKYVSFVDELHIRRVDQQLLGRSLQDVKGEKVPRPLMDFTDLSRLPLSLQDPTPIPGQPEQIQLLSAEATTRPGNSPGWCQCGNCLPSQLPERRRSLEELCCRKKPGACITTSEPFGKLILSRRALQFLLLYQEPLLVLDVESTNSRLRHCAYRCYTTWRFGSQDLADFGILPSCCRWRIRREFPKSDGQYSGFKSPY; this is encoded by the exons ATGCCAGCCTGCTGTATATACAGTGATGTTTTCCAGTATGAGACGAACAAAGTCACCCGGATCGAGAGCATGAACTATGGCACGATTAAGTGGCTCCTTCACATGATCGTCTTTTCCTATGTTAG CTTTGCTCTGGTGAAAGACAAGCTGTACCAACGGAAGGAACCTCTCATCAGCTCTGTTCACACCAAGGTGAAAGGCGTAGCAGAGGTGAGAGAGGAGATTTTGGAGAATGGAATAAAGAAGGAGGTGCGGAGGGTCTTCGACACTGCGGATTACACCTTCCTTTTGCAG GGGAATTCCTTCTTTGTGATGACAAACTTTCTCGAGACAGGTCAGAAGCAGGGGCGGTGTCCTGAG CATCCTGACCGCAGGACACACTGTTCCTCTGACCGCAACTGTAAAGAGGGATGGATGGACCCGCAGAGCAAAG GAATCCAGACCGGAAGGTGTGTGGTGTATGAAGGGAACCACAAGACCTGTGAGGTCTCTGCCTGGTGTCCCACCGAGGCAACGAAAGACGCGCCCCG GCCTGCCCTCTTGACCAGTGCTGAAAACTTCACTGTGCTCATCAAGAATAATATTGACTTTCCTGGCCACAACTACACCAC GAGAAACGTCTTGCCAGATTTCAACACTTCTTGCATCTTTCACAAGATTCAGGATCCACTGTGTCCCATTTTCCGGCTGGGAGATATCTTCCGAGAAACAGGagataatttttcagaaatggCAATTCAG GGAGGAATCATGGGCATTGAGATCCACTGGGACTGCAACCTGGACAGTTGGTTCCATCACTGCCGTCCAAAATACAGTTTCCGTCGCCTTGACGACAGGACAGCCAATGATTCCTCGTACATGAGTCCAAGGAGTCCTAGCTACAACTTCAG ATATGCCAAGTACTATAAGgaaaacaatgttgaaaagagGACTCTGATAAAAGTCTTTGGGATCCGTTTCGACATCCTGGTTTTTGGCTGC GGAGGAAAATTTGACGTTATCCAGCTCATCCTGAACATCGGCTCAACCCTCTCCTACTTTGGTTTG GCCACTGTGTTCATCGACTTCCTCATCAACACGTACTCGAGTAAGTGCTGCCGATCCCACGTGTATCCCTATTGCAAGTGCTGTGCGTGCTGCGCCGTCAATGAGTACTACTACAGGAAGAAATGTGAATCCATCGTGGAACCGAAGCCG ACATTAAAATATGTGTCCTTTGTGGATGAACTCCACATTAGGAGGGTGGATCAGCAGCTACTTGGGAGAAGCCTGCAAGATGTCAAGGGCGAAAAAGTCCCA AGACCCTTGATGGACTTTACAGATTTGTCCAGGCTGCCGCTGTCTCTCCAAGACCCAACCCCCATTCCGGGACAACCAGAGCAAATCCAGCTGCTTAGTGCAGAGGCGACCACGAGACCCGGCAATAGCCCGGGCTGGTGCCAGTGTGGAAACTGCCTCCCGTCCCAACTGCCCGAGAGGCGCCGAAGCCTGGAGGAGCTGTGCTGTCGGAAAAAACCGGGCGCTTGCATCACTACCTCAGAGCCGTTTGGGAAGCTCATCCTGTCCAGACGTGCCCTGCAGTTCCTCCTGCTGTACCAGGAGCCCCTGCTGGTGCTGGACGTGGAGTCCACCAACAGCCGGCTGCGGCACTGCGCCTACAGGTGCTACACCACCTGGCGCTTCGGCTCCCAGGACCTGGCTGACTTCGGGATCCTGCCCAGCTGCTGCCGCTGGAGGATCCGGAGAGAGTTTCCCAAGAGTGACGGCCAGTACAGTGGCTTCAAGAGTCCTTACTGA
- the P2RX7 gene encoding P2X purinoceptor 7 isoform X1 translates to MLAGGQSSWIWPSVKITKVIEIQSVWIRTLKNLFTVGIVVYICFALVKDKLYQRKEPLISSVHTKVKGVAEVREEILENGIKKEVRRVFDTADYTFLLQGNSFFVMTNFLETGQKQGRCPEHPDRRTHCSSDRNCKEGWMDPQSKGIQTGRCVVYEGNHKTCEVSAWCPTEATKDAPRPALLTSAENFTVLIKNNIDFPGHNYTTRNVLPDFNTSCIFHKIQDPLCPIFRLGDIFRETGDNFSEMAIQGGIMGIEIHWDCNLDSWFHHCRPKYSFRRLDDRTANDSSYMSPRSPSYNFRYAKYYKENNVEKRTLIKVFGIRFDILVFGCGGKFDVIQLILNIGSTLSYFGLATVFIDFLINTYSSKCCRSHVYPYCKCCACCAVNEYYYRKKCESIVEPKPTLKYVSFVDELHIRRVDQQLLGRSLQDVKGEKVPRPLMDFTDLSRLPLSLQDPTPIPGQPEQIQLLSAEATTRPGNSPGWCQCGNCLPSQLPERRRSLEELCCRKKPGACITTSEPFGKLILSRRALQFLLLYQEPLLVLDVESTNSRLRHCAYRCYTTWRFGSQDLADFGILPSCCRWRIRREFPKSDGQYSGFKSPY, encoded by the exons ATGCTGGCAGGGGGCCAATCATCCTGGATATGGCCGTCTGTGAAGATCACGAAAGTCATTGAGATTCAGAGCGTGTGGATTAGGACGCTGAAGAACCTCTTTACAGTGGGCATCGTCGTCTACATCTG CTTTGCTCTGGTGAAAGACAAGCTGTACCAACGGAAGGAACCTCTCATCAGCTCTGTTCACACCAAGGTGAAAGGCGTAGCAGAGGTGAGAGAGGAGATTTTGGAGAATGGAATAAAGAAGGAGGTGCGGAGGGTCTTCGACACTGCGGATTACACCTTCCTTTTGCAG GGGAATTCCTTCTTTGTGATGACAAACTTTCTCGAGACAGGTCAGAAGCAGGGGCGGTGTCCTGAG CATCCTGACCGCAGGACACACTGTTCCTCTGACCGCAACTGTAAAGAGGGATGGATGGACCCGCAGAGCAAAG GAATCCAGACCGGAAGGTGTGTGGTGTATGAAGGGAACCACAAGACCTGTGAGGTCTCTGCCTGGTGTCCCACCGAGGCAACGAAAGACGCGCCCCG GCCTGCCCTCTTGACCAGTGCTGAAAACTTCACTGTGCTCATCAAGAATAATATTGACTTTCCTGGCCACAACTACACCAC GAGAAACGTCTTGCCAGATTTCAACACTTCTTGCATCTTTCACAAGATTCAGGATCCACTGTGTCCCATTTTCCGGCTGGGAGATATCTTCCGAGAAACAGGagataatttttcagaaatggCAATTCAG GGAGGAATCATGGGCATTGAGATCCACTGGGACTGCAACCTGGACAGTTGGTTCCATCACTGCCGTCCAAAATACAGTTTCCGTCGCCTTGACGACAGGACAGCCAATGATTCCTCGTACATGAGTCCAAGGAGTCCTAGCTACAACTTCAG ATATGCCAAGTACTATAAGgaaaacaatgttgaaaagagGACTCTGATAAAAGTCTTTGGGATCCGTTTCGACATCCTGGTTTTTGGCTGC GGAGGAAAATTTGACGTTATCCAGCTCATCCTGAACATCGGCTCAACCCTCTCCTACTTTGGTTTG GCCACTGTGTTCATCGACTTCCTCATCAACACGTACTCGAGTAAGTGCTGCCGATCCCACGTGTATCCCTATTGCAAGTGCTGTGCGTGCTGCGCCGTCAATGAGTACTACTACAGGAAGAAATGTGAATCCATCGTGGAACCGAAGCCG ACATTAAAATATGTGTCCTTTGTGGATGAACTCCACATTAGGAGGGTGGATCAGCAGCTACTTGGGAGAAGCCTGCAAGATGTCAAGGGCGAAAAAGTCCCA AGACCCTTGATGGACTTTACAGATTTGTCCAGGCTGCCGCTGTCTCTCCAAGACCCAACCCCCATTCCGGGACAACCAGAGCAAATCCAGCTGCTTAGTGCAGAGGCGACCACGAGACCCGGCAATAGCCCGGGCTGGTGCCAGTGTGGAAACTGCCTCCCGTCCCAACTGCCCGAGAGGCGCCGAAGCCTGGAGGAGCTGTGCTGTCGGAAAAAACCGGGCGCTTGCATCACTACCTCAGAGCCGTTTGGGAAGCTCATCCTGTCCAGACGTGCCCTGCAGTTCCTCCTGCTGTACCAGGAGCCCCTGCTGGTGCTGGACGTGGAGTCCACCAACAGCCGGCTGCGGCACTGCGCCTACAGGTGCTACACCACCTGGCGCTTCGGCTCCCAGGACCTGGCTGACTTCGGGATCCTGCCCAGCTGCTGCCGCTGGAGGATCCGGAGAGAGTTTCCCAAGAGTGACGGCCAGTACAGTGGCTTCAAGAGTCCTTACTGA
- the P2RX7 gene encoding P2X purinoceptor 7 isoform X3, translating into MPYCPFMNNLDNLSSTVTKPTAPPLPPQGNSFFVMTNFLETGQKQGRCPEHPDRRTHCSSDRNCKEGWMDPQSKGIQTGRCVVYEGNHKTCEVSAWCPTEATKDAPRPALLTSAENFTVLIKNNIDFPGHNYTTRNVLPDFNTSCIFHKIQDPLCPIFRLGDIFRETGDNFSEMAIQGGIMGIEIHWDCNLDSWFHHCRPKYSFRRLDDRTANDSSYMSPRSPSYNFRYAKYYKENNVEKRTLIKVFGIRFDILVFGCGGKFDVIQLILNIGSTLSYFGLATVFIDFLINTYSSKCCRSHVYPYCKCCACCAVNEYYYRKKCESIVEPKPTLKYVSFVDELHIRRVDQQLLGRSLQDVKGEKVPRPLMDFTDLSRLPLSLQDPTPIPGQPEQIQLLSAEATTRPGNSPGWCQCGNCLPSQLPERRRSLEELCCRKKPGACITTSEPFGKLILSRRALQFLLLYQEPLLVLDVESTNSRLRHCAYRCYTTWRFGSQDLADFGILPSCCRWRIRREFPKSDGQYSGFKSPY; encoded by the exons ATGCCCTATTGCCCTTTCATGAACAACCTGGATAATCTGAGCAGCACGGTGACGAAGCCAACAGCCCCGCCTCTGCCTCCCCAG GGGAATTCCTTCTTTGTGATGACAAACTTTCTCGAGACAGGTCAGAAGCAGGGGCGGTGTCCTGAG CATCCTGACCGCAGGACACACTGTTCCTCTGACCGCAACTGTAAAGAGGGATGGATGGACCCGCAGAGCAAAG GAATCCAGACCGGAAGGTGTGTGGTGTATGAAGGGAACCACAAGACCTGTGAGGTCTCTGCCTGGTGTCCCACCGAGGCAACGAAAGACGCGCCCCG GCCTGCCCTCTTGACCAGTGCTGAAAACTTCACTGTGCTCATCAAGAATAATATTGACTTTCCTGGCCACAACTACACCAC GAGAAACGTCTTGCCAGATTTCAACACTTCTTGCATCTTTCACAAGATTCAGGATCCACTGTGTCCCATTTTCCGGCTGGGAGATATCTTCCGAGAAACAGGagataatttttcagaaatggCAATTCAG GGAGGAATCATGGGCATTGAGATCCACTGGGACTGCAACCTGGACAGTTGGTTCCATCACTGCCGTCCAAAATACAGTTTCCGTCGCCTTGACGACAGGACAGCCAATGATTCCTCGTACATGAGTCCAAGGAGTCCTAGCTACAACTTCAG ATATGCCAAGTACTATAAGgaaaacaatgttgaaaagagGACTCTGATAAAAGTCTTTGGGATCCGTTTCGACATCCTGGTTTTTGGCTGC GGAGGAAAATTTGACGTTATCCAGCTCATCCTGAACATCGGCTCAACCCTCTCCTACTTTGGTTTG GCCACTGTGTTCATCGACTTCCTCATCAACACGTACTCGAGTAAGTGCTGCCGATCCCACGTGTATCCCTATTGCAAGTGCTGTGCGTGCTGCGCCGTCAATGAGTACTACTACAGGAAGAAATGTGAATCCATCGTGGAACCGAAGCCG ACATTAAAATATGTGTCCTTTGTGGATGAACTCCACATTAGGAGGGTGGATCAGCAGCTACTTGGGAGAAGCCTGCAAGATGTCAAGGGCGAAAAAGTCCCA AGACCCTTGATGGACTTTACAGATTTGTCCAGGCTGCCGCTGTCTCTCCAAGACCCAACCCCCATTCCGGGACAACCAGAGCAAATCCAGCTGCTTAGTGCAGAGGCGACCACGAGACCCGGCAATAGCCCGGGCTGGTGCCAGTGTGGAAACTGCCTCCCGTCCCAACTGCCCGAGAGGCGCCGAAGCCTGGAGGAGCTGTGCTGTCGGAAAAAACCGGGCGCTTGCATCACTACCTCAGAGCCGTTTGGGAAGCTCATCCTGTCCAGACGTGCCCTGCAGTTCCTCCTGCTGTACCAGGAGCCCCTGCTGGTGCTGGACGTGGAGTCCACCAACAGCCGGCTGCGGCACTGCGCCTACAGGTGCTACACCACCTGGCGCTTCGGCTCCCAGGACCTGGCTGACTTCGGGATCCTGCCCAGCTGCTGCCGCTGGAGGATCCGGAGAGAGTTTCCCAAGAGTGACGGCCAGTACAGTGGCTTCAAGAGTCCTTACTGA
- the P2RX7 gene encoding P2X purinoceptor 7 isoform X4 — MGGPALPVGLAHQPTQHPDRRTHCSSDRNCKEGWMDPQSKGIQTGRCVVYEGNHKTCEVSAWCPTEATKDAPRPALLTSAENFTVLIKNNIDFPGHNYTTRNVLPDFNTSCIFHKIQDPLCPIFRLGDIFRETGDNFSEMAIQGGIMGIEIHWDCNLDSWFHHCRPKYSFRRLDDRTANDSSYMSPRSPSYNFRYAKYYKENNVEKRTLIKVFGIRFDILVFGCGGKFDVIQLILNIGSTLSYFGLATVFIDFLINTYSSKCCRSHVYPYCKCCACCAVNEYYYRKKCESIVEPKPTLKYVSFVDELHIRRVDQQLLGRSLQDVKGEKVPRPLMDFTDLSRLPLSLQDPTPIPGQPEQIQLLSAEATTRPGNSPGWCQCGNCLPSQLPERRRSLEELCCRKKPGACITTSEPFGKLILSRRALQFLLLYQEPLLVLDVESTNSRLRHCAYRCYTTWRFGSQDLADFGILPSCCRWRIRREFPKSDGQYSGFKSPY; from the exons ATGGGAGGACCAGCCTTGCCCGTGGGTCTTGCTCATCAGCCCACTCAG CATCCTGACCGCAGGACACACTGTTCCTCTGACCGCAACTGTAAAGAGGGATGGATGGACCCGCAGAGCAAAG GAATCCAGACCGGAAGGTGTGTGGTGTATGAAGGGAACCACAAGACCTGTGAGGTCTCTGCCTGGTGTCCCACCGAGGCAACGAAAGACGCGCCCCG GCCTGCCCTCTTGACCAGTGCTGAAAACTTCACTGTGCTCATCAAGAATAATATTGACTTTCCTGGCCACAACTACACCAC GAGAAACGTCTTGCCAGATTTCAACACTTCTTGCATCTTTCACAAGATTCAGGATCCACTGTGTCCCATTTTCCGGCTGGGAGATATCTTCCGAGAAACAGGagataatttttcagaaatggCAATTCAG GGAGGAATCATGGGCATTGAGATCCACTGGGACTGCAACCTGGACAGTTGGTTCCATCACTGCCGTCCAAAATACAGTTTCCGTCGCCTTGACGACAGGACAGCCAATGATTCCTCGTACATGAGTCCAAGGAGTCCTAGCTACAACTTCAG ATATGCCAAGTACTATAAGgaaaacaatgttgaaaagagGACTCTGATAAAAGTCTTTGGGATCCGTTTCGACATCCTGGTTTTTGGCTGC GGAGGAAAATTTGACGTTATCCAGCTCATCCTGAACATCGGCTCAACCCTCTCCTACTTTGGTTTG GCCACTGTGTTCATCGACTTCCTCATCAACACGTACTCGAGTAAGTGCTGCCGATCCCACGTGTATCCCTATTGCAAGTGCTGTGCGTGCTGCGCCGTCAATGAGTACTACTACAGGAAGAAATGTGAATCCATCGTGGAACCGAAGCCG ACATTAAAATATGTGTCCTTTGTGGATGAACTCCACATTAGGAGGGTGGATCAGCAGCTACTTGGGAGAAGCCTGCAAGATGTCAAGGGCGAAAAAGTCCCA AGACCCTTGATGGACTTTACAGATTTGTCCAGGCTGCCGCTGTCTCTCCAAGACCCAACCCCCATTCCGGGACAACCAGAGCAAATCCAGCTGCTTAGTGCAGAGGCGACCACGAGACCCGGCAATAGCCCGGGCTGGTGCCAGTGTGGAAACTGCCTCCCGTCCCAACTGCCCGAGAGGCGCCGAAGCCTGGAGGAGCTGTGCTGTCGGAAAAAACCGGGCGCTTGCATCACTACCTCAGAGCCGTTTGGGAAGCTCATCCTGTCCAGACGTGCCCTGCAGTTCCTCCTGCTGTACCAGGAGCCCCTGCTGGTGCTGGACGTGGAGTCCACCAACAGCCGGCTGCGGCACTGCGCCTACAGGTGCTACACCACCTGGCGCTTCGGCTCCCAGGACCTGGCTGACTTCGGGATCCTGCCCAGCTGCTGCCGCTGGAGGATCCGGAGAGAGTTTCCCAAGAGTGACGGCCAGTACAGTGGCTTCAAGAGTCCTTACTGA